The Papaver somniferum cultivar HN1 chromosome 3, ASM357369v1, whole genome shotgun sequence genome includes a region encoding these proteins:
- the LOC113360640 gene encoding pheromone-processing carboxypeptidase KEX1-like, which produces MARTKQTARKENQIPNLVYAVNATKEHQRLSKKSNHPVKEMAPIRSTKNKKDKLALEEIQDKEEEEGFDNDEDEDGNGGASGDEEGDEDDGNDENGKERNDGSSGDDDDDDDDDKEEEIQEDAAQTQPQSQPQPKKKVLNASSARHIPPTRLHLTRLPGGKARGEPKDGGKVLFGYDSSWAHIINETILTISTLLFI; this is translated from the exons ATGGCTCGTACAAAGCAGAccgctagaaaggaaaatcaaataCCTAATCTGGTATATGCAGTTAATGCAACGAAGGAGCATCAGAGACTGAGCAAAAAATCAAATCATCCGGTGAAGGAAATGGCTCCGATCAGAAG TACCAAGAATAAAAAAGATAAGCTTGCACTG GAGGAGATTCAGGATAAGGAGGAGGAGGAAGGTTTTGATaatgatgaggatgaggatggaAATGGTGGTGCTAGCGGTGATGAAGAGGGggatgaggatgatggtaatgaTGAAAATGGTAAGGAAAGAAATGATGGTagtagtggtgatgatgatgatgatgatgatgatgataaggaGGAGGAGATTCAGGAGGATGCAGCGCAAACACAGCCACAGTCACAGCCACAGCCGAAGAAGAAAGTTCTAAATGCATCGAGTGCGCGACACATTCCACCCACGCGTTTGCATCTTACTCGTCTACCCGGTGGGAAAGCCAGAGGTGAACCTAAAGATGGCggcaaagttctatttggatatgATAGCTCGTGGGCCCATATCATCAATGAGACAATTTTAACGATCTCAACTTTGCTTTTCATATGA